Proteins encoded within one genomic window of ANME-2 cluster archaeon:
- a CDS encoding DUF357 domain-containing protein translates to MQPQPANLCEKTNRYRVMLESALEDIDISIGENSYLAGVADDYLNMARSYFKDGVHFVKNEDLVNALVCFSYGHAWLDAGVRLGVFAVSKDKLFAI, encoded by the coding sequence ATGCAGCCACAACCTGCTAATCTTTGTGAGAAGACAAACCGATACAGGGTCATGCTTGAAAGTGCCCTGGAAGATATCGATATCTCGATCGGGGAAAATTCCTACCTGGCTGGTGTGGCAGATGATTATCTCAATATGGCGCGGTCATATTTCAAGGACGGCGTACATTTTGTCAAAAACGAAGACCTGGTAAATGCCCTGGTCTGCTTCAGTTATGGTCATGCCTGGCTGGATGCAGGAGTGAGGTTGGGAGTATTTGCGGTAAGTAAAGACAAATTATTTGCCATATGA
- a CDS encoding DUF555 domain-containing protein, which produces MNNYRVTLEAAWLVKDINTVDDAMGVAVAEAGKRLNPGLEYVEIEVGSTQCPACREPFDSVFMAANTALVGLALEMKVFDAETEEHAARIAKSVIGKALKNIPLNVVEVLELEYLEE; this is translated from the coding sequence TTGAATAATTACAGAGTAACTCTTGAAGCGGCCTGGCTGGTAAAGGATATCAATACTGTTGATGATGCCATGGGCGTGGCTGTAGCTGAAGCAGGAAAACGGCTGAATCCCGGACTGGAATATGTTGAGATAGAGGTGGGAAGCACACAATGTCCGGCTTGCAGGGAACCTTTTGACAGTGTGTTCATGGCTGCCAATACTGCATTGGTGGGTCTGGCATTGGAAATGAAGGTGTTTGATGCTGAAACAGAAGAGCATGCTGCAAGAATCGCGAAGTCGGTCATTGGAAAAGCCTTAAAGAATATCCCTCTCAATGTGGTAGAGGTATTAGAACTTGAATATTTAGAAGAGTAG
- a CDS encoding M23 family metallopeptidase yields MPQTSLEPVAESRGVTIFAPTSGKFSFMKSPFAAHTTLSAVDIYPGGAFGDMALSPVEGTVIDIREYLTPTPFKSRDFREYITAVRQGGSVVKILHVKPAVKVGDTISAGDPLGTLIHNGYFYFWNDPPLHVEVRPQENYVRASNHNPLKSCFEYSSNDTSPESTILCRVVFSDERFALLEGRYEGQQVKGYRLGGCLLDGLVPVAQVDDIDYFGLIGLHPPCSVIRSEGNRHMVSTDKVKARVQTSVQGKVQTRSQAGGQVDCLALAFSLSHSVPTIKVIPKRYGQKLFSMGDEVIIRLSIYED; encoded by the coding sequence ACGAGCGGCAAATTCTCGTTCATGAAAAGCCCGTTTGCCGCCCACACCACCTTAAGCGCCGTTGATATCTATCCGGGCGGGGCGTTCGGGGATATGGCGTTATCACCTGTGGAAGGTACCGTTATAGACATCAGGGAATATCTTACACCTACGCCGTTCAAGTCCCGGGACTTCAGGGAGTATATCACTGCTGTCAGGCAGGGGGGCAGCGTGGTCAAAATATTACATGTGAAACCTGCCGTAAAGGTAGGGGATACCATATCTGCCGGTGACCCACTGGGCACCCTGATACATAATGGGTATTTTTATTTCTGGAATGATCCACCCCTGCACGTTGAGGTCAGGCCGCAGGAAAATTATGTCCGTGCCAGTAATCATAATCCGCTAAAGTCATGTTTTGAATATTCCAGTAATGATACTTCACCTGAATCCACCATTCTATGCAGGGTGGTGTTTTCAGATGAGAGATTTGCGCTGCTTGAGGGTAGATATGAGGGACAGCAGGTAAAGGGATACAGGCTCGGAGGCTGCCTGCTGGATGGTCTGGTCCCGGTGGCACAGGTTGATGACATTGATTATTTCGGGCTTATCGGATTGCACCCGCCATGCTCTGTTATAAGGTCAGAGGGAAACCGGCACATGGTGTCAACTGACAAGGTAAAGGCCAGAGTGCAGACCAGTGTACAGGGCAAAGTGCAGACCAGGTCACAAGCAGGAGGACAAGTGGATTGCCTGGCACTCGCGTTCTCCCTATCACATTCTGTCCCTACAATTAAAGTGATACCAAAACGGTACGGCCAGAAACTTTTTAGTATGGGAGATGAAGTGATTATCAGATTATCAATATATGAGGATTGA
- a CDS encoding carbohydrate kinase family protein: protein MDKTISIVGHTALDHLFDVTNFPQPNASAPINDYNIYYGGGAANIAAGIARLGGSSQLISPVGGDFKGSEYCQHLESLGVDTSLMFGLEQEKTASAFIYTDVDHNQITYFYWGASKHFPELEPPYLDFVHLATADPVFNSRAAKHADFVSFDPGQDLVVYSKECLETILSHTDILFTNRHEIERLSQMTGCTREELEEEIGVVVVTLDKDGSEIYRDGERIFIPAIQVEASDPTGAGDAHRAGFLLAYTRGYPLEICGRVGSTTASFVVEKVGCQTNLPTWEQMQQRFNKYFKDFEL, encoded by the coding sequence TTGGATAAAACAATTTCGATAGTAGGTCATACTGCACTGGACCACCTGTTTGATGTGACAAATTTCCCGCAACCGAATGCCTCCGCCCCGATAAACGATTATAATATCTATTACGGGGGCGGTGCTGCAAACATTGCAGCCGGGATAGCCCGTCTTGGTGGCAGCAGCCAGTTGATCTCCCCGGTAGGAGGCGATTTCAAGGGGTCTGAGTACTGCCAGCACCTGGAAAGCCTGGGTGTGGATACCAGTCTTATGTTCGGGTTGGAGCAGGAAAAGACAGCATCAGCATTCATATATACTGATGTGGACCATAACCAGATAACGTATTTTTACTGGGGCGCGTCAAAGCATTTCCCTGAGCTGGAACCCCCCTACCTTGATTTTGTCCACCTTGCCACGGCCGACCCCGTATTCAACAGCCGGGCAGCAAAGCATGCGGATTTTGTGTCATTTGACCCCGGGCAGGACCTGGTGGTATATTCAAAGGAATGCCTGGAGACCATACTGTCACATACTGATATTCTGTTCACGAACCGCCATGAGATAGAGCGGCTGAGCCAGATGACGGGCTGCACCCGGGAAGAACTGGAAGAGGAAATAGGGGTAGTGGTGGTCACACTGGATAAGGATGGCAGTGAAATATACAGGGATGGCGAGCGTATATTCATTCCTGCCATTCAGGTTGAGGCATCAGATCCCACCGGTGCCGGAGATGCTCACCGTGCAGGTTTTTTGCTGGCATATACCAGGGGGTATCCCCTGGAAATATGCGGGCGGGTAGGGTCTACGACTGCATCCTTTGTTGTTGAGAAAGTGGGATGCCAGACAAACCTACCCACCTGGGAACAAATGCAGCAAAGGTTTAATAAATATTTCAAGGATTTTGAACTATGA
- a CDS encoding glycine cleavage system protein H, with product MVDIEGYEMPDELYYTKDHTWARVEDDGTVIVGIDAYGGTAAGEIEFIDLPLIDDEFHAGEAFGSMESAKWVGGLIMPTSGKVIEVNSDIEDNLEQLADDPYGEGWMIRVEPSNLETDLSGLYHGNALVEWFTKDLEERG from the coding sequence ATGGTAGATATTGAAGGATATGAGATGCCTGATGAACTGTACTATACGAAAGACCATACCTGGGCCAGGGTAGAGGACGATGGTACGGTTATCGTAGGTATTGACGCGTATGGCGGCACAGCAGCGGGTGAGATCGAATTTATCGACCTGCCCCTGATAGATGATGAGTTTCATGCAGGAGAGGCCTTTGGTTCGATGGAGTCAGCCAAATGGGTAGGCGGGCTGATCATGCCCACATCAGGCAAAGTAATTGAGGTCAACTCGGATATTGAGGACAATCTGGAACAATTGGCAGATGACCCGTATGGTGAAGGCTGGATGATCAGGGTGGAACCTTCCAACCTTGAAACCGACCTGTCCGGGTTGTACCACGGCAATGCTCTGGTGGAATGGTTTACTAAGGATCTTGAAGAGAGGGGTTGA